Proteins from a genomic interval of Treponema brennaborense DSM 12168:
- a CDS encoding O-acetylhomoserine aminocarboxypropyltransferase/cysteine synthase family protein: protein MKIETQCLHEGYEPKNGEPRVVPIVQSTTYCFDSTEHIAQLFDMPTEYMYSRFANPTCDAVEKKIAALEGGSGAMLTSSGQAASLCAVLNVCKAGDSFIAVSTIYGGTVNLFSVTLKKFGIECVWVSPDATDAQLKKAFKRNTKAVFGETIANPALRVFDIERFAKIAHEKKVPLIVDNTFATPVLCRPFEWGADIVIHSTTKYMDGHALQVGGVIVDGGTFDWAASGKFPEFTTPDESYHGVVYTRDFGNMAYIIKARMQLMRDFGCYQSAHAAFLLNLGLETLAVRMKRYCLNASIVAEYFKCSDKIAAVTYPGLPENGDRALVQKYLGDGCSGVITISIKGGRAAAIRFMDSLKLASNVVHVADIRTCVLHPASATHRQLTDEQLAAAGIDGGMIRFSCGLENVEDIIADIEQALAKV from the coding sequence ATGAAAATAGAAACACAGTGTCTGCACGAAGGATACGAGCCGAAAAACGGCGAACCGCGCGTCGTGCCGATCGTGCAGAGTACGACGTATTGTTTCGATTCGACCGAGCATATCGCCCAACTGTTCGATATGCCGACGGAATACATGTATTCCCGGTTTGCCAATCCGACGTGCGACGCCGTTGAAAAGAAAATTGCGGCGCTTGAAGGCGGCAGCGGCGCGATGCTGACTTCAAGCGGACAGGCCGCTTCGCTGTGCGCCGTTTTGAACGTGTGCAAAGCCGGAGACAGTTTTATTGCGGTTTCCACGATATACGGCGGAACGGTCAATCTGTTTTCCGTTACGCTGAAAAAATTCGGCATAGAATGCGTTTGGGTGTCTCCGGACGCGACCGACGCGCAGCTGAAAAAAGCGTTCAAACGGAATACGAAAGCCGTGTTCGGTGAAACGATCGCGAACCCCGCGCTGCGCGTTTTCGATATCGAACGGTTTGCAAAGATCGCGCATGAAAAGAAAGTGCCGCTTATCGTAGACAATACGTTCGCCACGCCGGTGTTGTGCCGGCCGTTCGAGTGGGGTGCGGATATCGTGATTCATTCCACCACCAAGTACATGGACGGGCACGCGCTGCAAGTCGGCGGCGTTATCGTCGACGGCGGCACCTTCGATTGGGCGGCGAGCGGCAAGTTTCCCGAATTTACGACGCCGGATGAAAGTTATCACGGCGTCGTGTACACGCGCGATTTCGGCAATATGGCGTATATCATCAAAGCCCGTATGCAGCTGATGCGCGACTTCGGTTGTTATCAGTCGGCGCACGCCGCGTTCCTGTTGAATCTGGGACTCGAAACGCTTGCGGTGCGCATGAAGCGCTATTGTCTGAACGCTTCGATCGTCGCCGAATATTTCAAATGTTCCGACAAAATTGCGGCGGTAACGTATCCGGGGCTGCCCGAAAACGGCGATCGCGCGCTCGTACAGAAATATCTGGGCGACGGCTGCAGCGGCGTCATCACGATTTCGATAAAAGGCGGCCGCGCGGCGGCTATCCGTTTTATGGATTCGCTTAAACTGGCGTCGAACGTCGTGCACGTAGCCGATATTCGCACTTGCGTGCTGCATCCGGCTTCCGCGACGCACCGGCAGCTTACCGACGAACAGCTGGCGGCGGCCGGCATCGACGGCGGCATGATCCGGTTTTCGTGCGGACTTGAAAACGTCGAAGATATTATCGCGGATATTGAACAGGCGCTGGCAAAGGTATAA
- a CDS encoding histidinol-phosphatase, translating into MLTNFHTHTFLCHHAEGTVSDYVAAAQASGCDMLGFSDHCPYPRDGNDTWPGIRMTPEEAVTYVSDVRNAAAAFPVYLGFECEYDAEYASWYADELKGRFGADYLVLGAHWVCAGNERLYIPDVHDRALIRQYFDTVIEGMRTGLYSFLAHPDLIMADGRCWDAELESHFSELIDAAVSCGLPLEVNGVGLARRMVAGERGLRHPYPVDEFWELAAKKNAAVVCNADAHRPQDVIANAVLARNFAARFGITPLETIFPESR; encoded by the coding sequence ATGCTGACTAATTTTCATACTCACACGTTTTTGTGCCATCACGCGGAAGGTACCGTTTCCGATTACGTTGCCGCGGCGCAGGCCTCTGGATGCGATATGCTCGGATTTTCGGATCACTGTCCGTACCCGCGCGACGGGAACGACACCTGGCCGGGGATCCGCATGACGCCGGAAGAAGCCGTTACGTACGTTTCCGACGTACGTAACGCCGCGGCCGCTTTTCCCGTATATCTGGGATTTGAATGCGAATACGACGCGGAATACGCGTCCTGGTATGCCGATGAATTGAAAGGCCGCTTCGGTGCGGATTACCTCGTGTTGGGTGCGCATTGGGTATGCGCGGGGAACGAGCGGCTGTACATACCGGACGTGCACGACCGTGCGCTGATCCGGCAGTATTTCGATACCGTTATTGAAGGAATGCGCACGGGCTTGTATTCGTTTCTCGCGCACCCCGACCTGATTATGGCCGACGGCCGCTGCTGGGATGCCGAACTGGAATCCCATTTCAGTGAACTTATCGACGCAGCCGTCTCATGCGGACTGCCGCTTGAAGTGAACGGCGTGGGGCTCGCGCGCCGCATGGTTGCAGGTGAACGCGGTTTGCGCCATCCCTATCCGGTGGATGAGTTTTGGGAACTTGCGGCAAAAAAGAACGCCGCCGTCGTCTGCAACGCAGACGCGCACCGGCCGCAGGATGTAATCGCGAACGCCGTACTCGCACGGAATTTTGCCGCGCGGTTCGGTATTACGCCGCTGGAAACGATTTTTCCGGAATCACGGTAA
- a CDS encoding DUF1622 domain-containing protein, with amino-acid sequence MRFLEELSTIISIISIFVVVYGTLIATGAFLKNEFFRLRGKYNIQRLRVLRADLGTYLLLGLELLIAADILKTIVEPGVQELGILAGVVVLRTVLSFFLNKEILEIDRERHEHPEIFEQI; translated from the coding sequence ATGAGATTTTTGGAAGAACTTTCAACCATTATCAGTATCATCAGTATTTTCGTCGTCGTATACGGAACGCTGATCGCAACCGGTGCGTTTTTGAAAAACGAGTTCTTCAGACTGCGCGGAAAATACAATATCCAGCGGCTGCGCGTACTGCGCGCCGATCTGGGTACGTATTTGCTGCTCGGATTGGAACTGCTTATCGCCGCCGATATTTTGAAAACGATCGTCGAACCGGGCGTCCAGGAACTCGGCATTCTCGCCGGAGTCGTCGTTCTGCGGACGGTGCTGTCATTTTTCCTGAACAAGGAAATTCTTGAAATCGACCGCGAACGGCACGAACATCCCGAAATTTTCGAACAAATCTGA